A portion of the Pseudomonas sp. GR 6-02 genome contains these proteins:
- a CDS encoding ATP-binding protein, whose protein sequence is MVTEFLRKLAGRVPVPRSLLGRMLLLTLLAVLFAQTLSSVIWVSQLRATQLEGLVTSARSLAHSMTASVSYFRSLPVAFRPLVLDQLRSMGGTRFVVTLNDKPLGMEVLPITPRKEAVLKAVDEVLRQSLGQDADISVTFVSPEDLRIFNSGLKLDELPRSWAHYALTLEPVNPPVLVTQIQMAPGEWLYIASLLPEPYTSLEEQGLPAQQVWFIVLTSGFLLLFIGLLVHWQSRPLKRLARAARDMSLGADVEPVAQGGGSEVVEVGRAFNAMRERISRYLTERSQLFSAISHDLRTPITRLRLRVELLEDEKLQAKFGRDLDELELLVKGALQCVKDTDIHENIEPVDLNHVLDCLVEPYLAPNGNGRVTQQGRALAPYPGKPLALKRCIGNLIDNALKYGQNAHLHIDDDESAFVLHVDDEGPGVPEQRLEQVFEPHFRLAGQQQGYGLGLGIARNIAHSHGGEVSLQNLREGGLRVTLQLPRPMD, encoded by the coding sequence ATGGTCACTGAGTTCCTGCGCAAGCTCGCCGGGCGCGTGCCGGTGCCGCGCTCGCTGCTCGGGCGCATGCTGCTGCTGACCCTGTTGGCGGTGCTGTTTGCCCAGACGCTGTCGAGCGTGATCTGGGTTTCGCAACTGCGTGCTACCCAACTCGAAGGCCTGGTCACCAGCGCCCGCAGCCTGGCCCATTCGATGACGGCCAGCGTCAGTTATTTCCGCTCGTTGCCGGTGGCGTTCAGGCCGCTGGTGCTCGACCAGTTGCGCAGCATGGGCGGCACCCGGTTCGTGGTGACCCTCAACGACAAACCCTTAGGCATGGAAGTGCTGCCGATCACGCCGCGCAAAGAAGCGGTGCTCAAAGCGGTGGACGAAGTGCTGCGCCAGTCGCTGGGCCAGGACGCCGATATTTCGGTGACGTTCGTCAGCCCCGAAGACCTGCGGATCTTCAATAGCGGGCTGAAACTCGATGAATTGCCACGCTCCTGGGCGCACTACGCGTTGACCCTGGAGCCAGTGAACCCACCGGTGCTGGTCACGCAAATCCAGATGGCGCCGGGGGAATGGCTGTACATCGCTTCGCTGTTGCCCGAGCCCTACACCAGTCTTGAAGAGCAAGGCCTGCCGGCACAGCAAGTCTGGTTCATCGTACTCACCAGCGGCTTCTTACTCCTGTTCATTGGCCTGCTGGTGCATTGGCAGAGCCGGCCACTCAAGCGATTGGCGCGGGCGGCGCGGGACATGTCCCTGGGCGCCGACGTCGAACCAGTCGCTCAGGGGGGCGGCAGTGAAGTGGTGGAAGTCGGTCGCGCGTTCAATGCGATGCGTGAACGCATCAGCCGTTACCTGACCGAGCGCAGCCAGTTGTTCAGCGCGATTTCCCATGACTTGCGCACACCGATCACTCGGCTGCGACTGCGGGTTGAATTACTTGAAGACGAAAAGCTGCAAGCCAAGTTCGGTCGTGATCTGGATGAGCTGGAGTTGCTGGTCAAAGGCGCGCTGCAATGCGTGAAAGACACCGACATCCACGAAAACATCGAGCCGGTGGATCTCAACCATGTGCTCGACTGCCTGGTGGAACCGTATCTGGCGCCTAACGGCAATGGCCGCGTGACTCAGCAGGGGCGGGCGCTGGCGCCGTATCCCGGCAAGCCACTGGCGCTCAAGCGCTGCATCGGCAACCTGATCGACAACGCCTTGAAGTACGGGCAGAACGCGCATCTGCACATCGATGACGACGAGAGCGCGTTCGTCCTGCATGTCGACGACGAAGGCCCGGGTGTGCCGGAGCAGCGGCTGGAGCAAGTGTTCGAGCCGCACTTCCGCCTGGCCGGGCAGCAACAG
- a CDS encoding response regulator gives MSSVNKSILLVDDDQEIRELLDTYLTRAGFQVRTTPDGAGFRQALNEAPSDLVILDVMLPDEDGFSLCRWIRQHPRQAHVPIIMLTASSDEADRVIGLELGADDYLGKPFSPRELQARIKALLRRAQFGQERSGGEVLAFDDWRLDMVSHRLFHTDGEEVILSGADFALLKLFLDHPQEILDRDTIGNATRGRDLMPLDRIVDMAVSRLRQRLRDTEKPPRLIRTVRGSGYQLAANVVAGNGH, from the coding sequence GTGAGCTCAGTCAACAAGTCGATTTTGTTGGTCGATGACGATCAAGAGATACGCGAGTTGCTGGACACCTACCTGACCCGTGCCGGTTTCCAGGTCCGCACCACGCCCGATGGCGCAGGCTTTCGTCAGGCGCTGAACGAGGCGCCGAGCGATCTGGTGATCCTCGACGTGATGCTGCCGGACGAAGATGGTTTCAGCCTCTGCCGCTGGATCCGCCAGCACCCGCGCCAGGCCCACGTGCCGATCATCATGCTCACCGCCAGTTCCGATGAGGCTGACCGCGTCATCGGCCTGGAACTGGGCGCCGACGACTACCTCGGCAAACCCTTCAGCCCCCGTGAATTGCAGGCGCGGATCAAAGCCTTGTTGCGTCGCGCGCAGTTCGGTCAGGAGCGTTCCGGCGGTGAAGTGCTGGCCTTCGACGACTGGCGGCTGGACATGGTCAGCCATCGGCTGTTCCACACCGACGGCGAAGAAGTGATTCTCTCCGGCGCCGATTTCGCCCTGCTGAAACTGTTCCTCGATCACCCCCAGGAAATCCTCGACCGCGACACCATCGGCAACGCCACCCGTGGCCGTGACCTGATGCCGCTCGATCGCATCGTCGACATGGCGGTCAGCCGTTTGCGCCAGCGTCTGCGCGACACCGAAAAACCGCCGCGGCTGATCCGGACGGTGCGTGGCAGTGGCTACCAATTGGCAGCCAACGTGGTTGCCGGCAATGGTCACTGA
- the edd gene encoding phosphogluconate dehydratase, which yields MHPRVLEVTERLIARSRATREAYLALIRGAASDGPMRGKLQCANFAHGVAGCGSDDKHSLRMMNSANIAIVSSYNDMLSAHQPYEVFPEQIKKALREIGSVGQFAGGTPAMCDGVTQGEPGMELSLPSREVIALSTAVALSHNMFDGALMLGICDKIVPGLMMGALRFGHLPMIFVPGGPMVSGISNKQKADVRQRYAEGKATREELLESEMKSYHSPGTCTFYGTANTNQLLMEVMGLHLPGASFVNPNTPLRDALTREAAHQVTRLTKQNGNFLPIGEIVDERSLVNSIVALHATGGSTNHTLHMPAIAMAAGIQLTWQDMADLSEVVPTLSHVYPNGKADINHFQAAGGMSFLIRELLEAGLLHENVNTVLGHGLSRYTKEPFLENGELVWREGPIESLDENILRPVARAFSAEGGLRVMEGNLGRGVMKVSAVALENQVVEAPAMVFQDQQDLADAFKAGLLEKDFVAVMRFQGPRSNGMPELHKMTPFLGVLQDRGFKVALVTDGRMSGASGKIPAAIHVSPEAYVGGALARVREGDIIRVDGVKGTLELKVDAEEFAAREPAKGLLGNNIGTGRELFGFMRMAFSSAEQGASAFTSALETLN from the coding sequence ATGCATCCCCGCGTCCTTGAGGTCACCGAACGGCTTATCGCCCGCAGCCGCGCCACGCGTGAGGCTTACCTTGCATTGATCCGTGGCGCCGCCAGTGACGGCCCGATGCGCGGCAAGCTGCAATGCGCCAACTTCGCCCACGGCGTGGCCGGATGTGGCAGCGACGACAAGCACAGCCTGCGGATGATGAACTCCGCCAACATCGCAATTGTTTCGTCATATAACGACATGCTCTCGGCGCACCAGCCGTACGAAGTCTTTCCTGAACAGATCAAAAAAGCCCTGCGCGAAATCGGCTCCGTCGGCCAGTTCGCCGGTGGCACCCCGGCCATGTGCGATGGCGTGACCCAGGGCGAACCGGGCATGGAACTGAGCCTGCCGAGCCGTGAAGTGATCGCGTTGTCCACCGCCGTGGCGCTGTCCCACAACATGTTCGATGGCGCGCTGATGCTCGGCATCTGCGACAAGATCGTGCCGGGCCTGATGATGGGCGCGTTGCGCTTCGGTCATCTGCCGATGATTTTCGTGCCGGGCGGGCCGATGGTGTCGGGCATCTCCAACAAGCAGAAAGCCGATGTGCGTCAGCGCTACGCCGAAGGCAAGGCGACCCGCGAAGAGCTGCTGGAATCGGAGATGAAGTCCTACCACAGCCCTGGCACCTGCACGTTCTACGGCACCGCCAACACCAACCAGTTGCTGATGGAAGTCATGGGCCTGCACTTGCCGGGCGCCTCGTTCGTCAACCCGAACACCCCGTTGCGCGATGCCCTGACCCGCGAAGCGGCGCATCAGGTGACGCGCCTGACCAAGCAGAATGGCAACTTCCTGCCGATCGGCGAAATCGTCGACGAGCGTTCGCTGGTCAACTCCATCGTGGCCCTGCACGCCACCGGCGGCTCGACCAACCACACCTTGCACATGCCGGCCATCGCCATGGCCGCAGGCATCCAGTTGACCTGGCAGGACATGGCCGACCTCTCCGAGGTGGTGCCGACCCTGAGCCACGTGTACCCGAACGGCAAAGCCGACATCAACCACTTCCAGGCAGCGGGCGGCATGTCGTTCCTGATCCGCGAACTGCTGGAAGCCGGCCTGCTCCACGAAAACGTCAACACCGTGCTCGGCCACGGCCTGAGCCGCTACACCAAAGAGCCGTTCCTCGAAAACGGCGAGCTGGTCTGGCGCGAAGGCCCGATCGAAAGCCTCGACGAAAACATCCTGCGCCCAGTGGCTCGGGCATTCTCGGCAGAGGGTGGCTTGCGGGTGATGGAAGGCAATCTCGGTCGTGGCGTGATGAAGGTCTCGGCAGTCGCCCTGGAAAACCAGGTCGTCGAAGCCCCGGCCATGGTGTTCCAGGATCAACAGGACCTGGCCGATGCGTTCAAGGCCGGTCTGCTGGAGAAGGATTTTGTCGCGGTAATGCGCTTCCAGGGCCCGCGTTCCAACGGCATGCCGGAACTGCACAAGATGACGCCGTTCCTCGGCGTGTTGCAGGACCGTGGCTTCAAAGTCGCGTTGGTGACTGACGGACGCATGTCCGGCGCCTCGGGGAAAATCCCGGCGGCAATCCACGTCAGCCCCGAAGCTTATGTGGGCGGCGCTTTGGCGCGGGTGCGAGAGGGCGATATCATCCGCGTCGATGGCGTCAAAGGCACCCTGGAGCTTAAGGTGGACGCCGAAGAATTTGCAGCGCGCGAGCCGGCTAAAGGCCTGTTGGGCAACAACATCGGCACCGGTCGCGAACTGTTTGGTTTCATGCGCATGGCCTTCAGCTCCGCAGAGCAAGGCGCCAGCGCCTTTACTTCTGCCCTGGAGACGCTTAATTGA
- a CDS encoding glucokinase has translation MKLALVGDIGGTNARFALWKNQQLESVQVLATADHASPEEAIALYLNGLGLAPGSIGSVCLSVAGPVSGDEFKFTNNHWRLSRKGFCKTLQVDQLLLVNDFSAMALGMTRLQPGEFRVVCEGTPEPLRPAVVIGPGTGLGVGTLLDLGEGRFAALPGEGGHVDLPLSSPRETQLWQHIYNEIGHVSAETALSGGGLPRVYRAICAVDGHTPVLDTPEAITAAGLAGDPIALEVLEQFCCWLGRVAGNNVLTTGARGGVYIVGGVIPRFADFFVKSGFARCFADKGCMSDYFKGIPVWLVTAPYSGLVGAGVALEQA, from the coding sequence TTGAAACTGGCTTTGGTCGGTGACATCGGTGGGACCAACGCACGTTTCGCGTTGTGGAAAAACCAGCAACTGGAATCAGTCCAGGTGCTGGCGACGGCAGACCACGCCAGTCCGGAGGAGGCTATCGCGCTCTATCTGAACGGGCTCGGTCTGGCGCCGGGTTCGATCGGTTCGGTGTGCCTGTCGGTGGCGGGCCCTGTGAGCGGTGATGAATTCAAGTTCACCAACAATCACTGGCGGCTCAGTCGCAAGGGTTTCTGCAAGACCTTGCAGGTGGATCAACTGCTGCTGGTCAACGATTTCTCGGCCATGGCGCTGGGCATGACCCGCTTGCAGCCGGGCGAGTTCCGGGTGGTCTGCGAAGGCACGCCGGAACCGTTGCGGCCAGCGGTGGTGATCGGTCCGGGCACGGGGCTGGGCGTAGGCACGTTGCTCGATCTGGGCGAGGGCCGTTTTGCCGCGTTGCCGGGGGAGGGTGGTCACGTCGATCTGCCGCTGAGCAGCCCACGAGAAACCCAGCTGTGGCAACACATCTACAACGAGATCGGCCATGTCAGCGCTGAAACGGCATTGAGCGGCGGTGGTTTGCCGCGAGTCTACCGGGCGATCTGCGCCGTTGACGGCCACACACCTGTGCTCGACACGCCTGAGGCGATCACGGCGGCCGGGCTGGCGGGTGATCCGATTGCCCTGGAAGTGCTCGAGCAGTTCTGCTGCTGGCTCGGCCGCGTGGCCGGCAACAATGTGCTGACCACCGGTGCACGGGGTGGTGTGTACATCGTTGGTGGAGTGATTCCACGGTTTGCCGACTTTTTCGTTAAAAGCGGTTTCGCCCGGTGCTTTGCCGACAAGGGTTGCATGAGCGATTACTTCAAAGGCATTCCGGTGTGGCTGGTGACAGCGCCGTATTCCGGCCTTGTTGGCGCGGGTGTGGCGTTGGAGCAGGCCTGA